DNA sequence from the Amycolatopsis sp. Hca4 genome:
GTGGAGAAGGCGATCCGGTTGTCGTTCGGCCGCGCGGACCGGTCGAGCGTGCCGGTGCGCACGATCGTCGACGGCGAAAGCTCGGCGTAGTCGAGGCTCGTGGTCGTGGTGAACACCGGCTGCGTGTACATCGTGGCCGGGACGGTGTCGAGGCTGTCGTGCCGGAACCCGCCGATGTCACCGAGCCCGGACAGCAGCGGCGCGCCCGACGGCGGGCTGATCAGGTCGAGCACCGCGGTCTCCTCGAGGCCGCCGACGACCGGCTTGATCGTGATCTTCCCGCCGCTGTCCCACTTCGTCAGGTCGGACGTGCCGTAGATCGTCGCGCCGGTGCCGTAGAGCAGGTGGTCGGAGTCGAACGGGTCGATCTCCACCGACTCGGTCATCCAGCCGAGCTTCGGCGAAGGCACCGGGGGAGCGGGCTGCGCGCCGAAGGTCAGCCACGGCACCGCGGAGATGTCCTGGGTGTACCGCAGCGACCGGTCCGGGTAGCTCGAGAAGTCCCAGATGCGGGTCCAGGTGGCCCCGCCGTCGGTGCTGCGGAAGAAGATGACGTCCGGCCACCACGACACCTGCGTGGCGACCACCAGCGTGGTGGGGTGCTGCCGGTCGATCGTCAGCCCGCTGTAGCCGAAGTAGTCGTCGGCGCTGTCGGAGGGGATCGGGCTGATCCGCGTCCAGGTCCCGGTCTTGGTGGCGTACTTCCAGACGTCGCCCTTCGCGCCGTCGTACGGGCCGCCGGTGTCACTGGTCGCCAGGTAGAGGTAGCCGCCGGCGCTGTCGAGAACGCCCTTGTGCGCCAGGTAGCCGGTGGGCTGGCCGGGCAGCCGCGCCCACGTCGTGCCGCCGTCGGTGCTGCGGTAGACGGTGTTCTGCTTGTCCGCGACGCCGACGTAGATCGTCTGCGTGGTGCTGCCGCGGGTGCCGGTGGAGGGGTCGAAGGTCACCCAGGTGACGCCCTCGTTGTCGCTGGAGTACCCCGTCGTGTCGTTCGGGTCGGGGACGTAGGTGCCGGGGTTGGGGAAGGCGGTCACCTTCGCCCAGGTGACGCCGGAGTCCGTGCTGCGCCAGAGCCCGTTGCCGCTGGGGGCGCCGAGGTAGAGCACGCTGTTGCGGTTCGGGTCGATCGCGAGCCGTTCCCCCATGCCGCGCCCGGGCATGTTGCCGCCGAGCTTGAACGGCAGGGCCGCCGCCTGCCAGGTGGCGCCGCGGTCGGCCGAGCGCAGGACCGCGCCGTTGTTCGGGTCCCAGCTGTTGGTGTACATCCCGGCGGCGACGTAGACGCGGTTCGGGTCGAGCGCGTCGGTGGCCAGGCTGACGACACCGTTGTGGCCCCAGTCGGTCCAGCCGACGGAATCCAGCAGCGGGAGCCAGCGCCCGGTGGCGGTGTTCCACCGGTACGCCCCGCCGATGTCGGTGCGGGCGTAGACCAGCCCGGGTTCGCTCTGGTTGAAGACGATCCCGGGGACGAACCCGCCGCCGGCGATTTCCGCGTTGCGCCACGTCGTGGCGGCCGCGGCCGGAGCTGCCGGGGAGGCGGGCGCGCCGAGGGTGACCGCGACGGCGGCGGGCAGGAGAACGGCGAGCGCGGAGACGAAGAGCCGTCTCGCTGATCGGGACGCGGACGGGGAATGAGTTTTCGGCACGACGGTGTGCACAGTGGCCTCCACTTCTGGGAGCGCTTCCAGAGCGACGGTAAACCAGCGTTCCGAGCGTTGTAAAGCGTTCGACGATTTCGGTGAGCGGGACAGTCCACAGTGGATTCCGAACCGGCTGCCGCCGGGTTTGTCGGAATCACATACGTGAACGTCGATCAGGTTTCTGAATTGTTATCGCGGACCTTCTTGCCCGCCATTTTCCGGCGTGTGAGTGTGGTGGCCCCTGGCTGGACTGGACCTACGAAAGAGGCGACCCGGCACATGACCGATCAGTCAAGGACGCAGACGGCGCCGGTGCGGCACATCAACCGCACCACGTTGTACTTCTTCGGCGCGCTCGGCGGCATCCTCTTCGGTTACGACCTCGGCGTGATCTCCGGGGTGCTCCCGTTCATCGGGAAACTGTGGGCGTTGACGAGCTGGGACAAGGGCGTGATCACCGCGAGCCTGTCGGTCGGGGCGATCGGCGGCGCGCTGTTCTCCAGTCGCACCAACGAAGCGCTCGGCCGGCGCCGCACGATCATGGTCGCCGCGGGCATCGTGATCGTCGGTACGCTGGCGGCGAGCGTCTCGCCGACGTTCCTGCTGCTGGTGCTCTCGCGGCTGGTCATCGGGCTGGGGATAGGCCTTTCCTCGTCGACCGTGCCGACCTACCTGTCCGAACTGGCCCCGGCGAAGTGGCGCGGCGCGATGGGCGCGCTCAACCAGATTTTCATCGTGCTGGGCATCCTGATCGCGTTCCTGGTCAGCTACTGGCTCGGCCCGATTTCGGCGTGGCGCTGGATGTTCGCCGGCGCGATCGTGCCCGCGGTGGTCCTGCTCGCCGGGCTGGTCTTCCTGCCGGAGACGCCGCGCTGGCTGGTCAAGAACGGCCGCGAGGAGGAGGCCCGGCGGGTGCTGGCCAGCGCGCACGGGAGCACGGTGGACCTCGACGAGGAGCTCGCGACGATCCACGAGGTCATCCGGCTCGACACCGAGGAGAAGCCGCGGATCCGCGACCTGTTCTCCGGGTTCGTGCGGCCGATGCTCGTGGTGGCGCTGCTGCTCGCGATCGGCCAGCAGTTCAGCGGGGTCAACGCGATCAACGCCTACTTCCCGACGATGCTCATCGGCCTCGGCTTCGCCACGCAGGCGGCGTTGCTCTCCGGCGTCCTTTTGGGCGTGACGAAGTTCCTGTTCACCGCGTGGGTCGTGTTCGTGGTGGACCGCTGGGGCCGCAAGCCGCTGCTGCTCATCGGCAACGTCATCATGGTGCTCACCCTGGTGGCGGCCGGCCTGGTGGTGCTGAACGTCCACGACACCGGCACGCGCGGCCTGCTGATGCTGGTGATGATGGTGCTCTACCTGGTCGGCTACGAGCTCGGCTGGGGCGCGGTCGTCTGGGTGATGATGTCCGAGGTGTTCCCGCTGAAGTACCGGGCGGCGGGCATGGGCGTCAGCAGCGTGGTCCTGTGGGCGGCGACGGGCATCGTGAGCGCGGTGTTCCCGATCATCTCCGACCCGAAGTCGCTCGGCATCGGCGGCTCGATGTTCCTGTTCGCCGGGATCAACGTGGTGCTGTTCGTGCTCACCAAGTGGCTGGTGCCGGAGACGAAGGGCCGCACGCTGGAGCAGATCGAGCTCGACCTGCGGGCGCGCCAGGGCGTCGCGGCCGTCAAGAGCTGACCCCGGGGGGTCGATCGCCGGCGGGGCACGGAGGCGTCCGTGTCCCGCCGGTTTTCAGTGTGCCGGGGCGGGGGTGAGCTTCCCGGCCAGCCGGCCGATCCACGCCTCGACTTCTTCCGGGGAGCGGTCGGGGAGACCGAAGATCGTCTCGGTGACGCCCAGGGAATCCAGGTGTGCCAGGCGGTCCGGGTCCGGCCGCTCGCCGAGCGCGTGGATCAGCGGGGCGCCGGCACGGCCCTCGTCGGCCCAGATTCCCTTGAGCAGGGCCACGTGCCCGTCCAGGTCGGTGTCGGCCGGGGTGGTGAGCCAGCCGTCGGCGTGCCGGGCGATCCAGCGGAACGTCTTTTCGGACGGACCCGCGCCGAGCACCGCCGGGATGTGCGCCTGGACCGGCTTCGGCCACGCCCAGCTCGGACCGAACGAGACGAATTCCCCGGTGTAGGCGGCTTCTTCCTCCGTCCACAGTGCACGCATCGCCTCGAGGTACTCGCGCAGCGCGGTGCGGCGGCGGTTCCCGGGCACGCCGTGGTCGGTCAGCTCGTCGACGTTCCAGCCGAAGCCGGCGCCGAGCGTGACGCGGCCGCCGGAGAGGTGGTCGAGGCTGGCGATCGTCTTGGCGAGCGTGATCGGGTCGCTTTCGACCGGCAGGGCGACGGCGGTGGAGAGCCGGATCCGCTCGGTGACCGCGGCCGCCGTCGCCAGCGCGACCCACGGGTCGAGTGTCCGGCTGTAGCGGTCGTCGGGCAGTGACGCGTCCCCGGTGCGCGGGTGCGGTGACTCGCGCTTCACCGGGATGTGGGTGTGCTCGGGGACGTAGAAGGTCGAGAACCCCGCGGCCTCCGCGGCGCGCGCCGCGGCTGCCGGGGTGATTCCCCGGTCGCTGGTGAACAGCACGATTCCGTAGTCCACCCGCGGAGCGTATTAGAACGTGTTTCAGTTTTCAAGCTGGCCGATTCGTCACGCTTCGCAATCGATAGACTGCTCCGGGTGGCCTTGAGGGGGGCTCGATGCCGGGCTGTCACACTCGGCGGCGGCAGTGGCGCGCGATCGGCCGACGGAGGTGCGGGGTGACCCGGATGATCCATTGTGGACAGAAGATGTCCCAGTCCGTGGACACGGCGGCGGGGCGGGATGGCGTACCGGGGCCCGTTTCCGATACCGTGGACCACAGGTCGAGAGGC
Encoded proteins:
- a CDS encoding cellulose binding domain-containing protein — encoded protein: MHTVVPKTHSPSASRSARRLFVSALAVLLPAAVAVTLGAPASPAAPAAAATTWRNAEIAGGGFVPGIVFNQSEPGLVYARTDIGGAYRWNTATGRWLPLLDSVGWTDWGHNGVVSLATDALDPNRVYVAAGMYTNSWDPNNGAVLRSADRGATWQAAALPFKLGGNMPGRGMGERLAIDPNRNSVLYLGAPSGNGLWRSTDSGVTWAKVTAFPNPGTYVPDPNDTTGYSSDNEGVTWVTFDPSTGTRGSTTQTIYVGVADKQNTVYRSTDGGTTWARLPGQPTGYLAHKGVLDSAGGYLYLATSDTGGPYDGAKGDVWKYATKTGTWTRISPIPSDSADDYFGYSGLTIDRQHPTTLVVATQVSWWPDVIFFRSTDGGATWTRIWDFSSYPDRSLRYTQDISAVPWLTFGAQPAPPVPSPKLGWMTESVEIDPFDSDHLLYGTGATIYGTSDLTKWDSGGKITIKPVVGGLEETAVLDLISPPSGAPLLSGLGDIGGFRHDSLDTVPATMYTQPVFTTTTSLDYAELSPSTIVRTGTLDRSARPNDNRIAFSTDGGKNWFQGAEPGGNASGGTVAAAADGSRFVWSPDGANVSYSAGFGSSWTTSAGIPAGAVVESDRVDPKRFYGFAAGRFYVSTDGGAQFTATAATGLPSGSAHFKAMPGVAGDVWLAGGTGSAYGLWHSTDSGASFTKLANVAEADNIGFGKAAPGRTYATLYTIAKIGGVRGIFRSDDAGGSWTRINDDQHQYGNIGAALTGDPRVYGRVYVGTNGRGVIVGESGGTQPPPTTTTTTPTTTTPTTTTTPVPSGSCTAAYTVTNQWQGGFQASVKVGNTGTAAVTGWTVTWTFADGQKVTQAWNAQVTQTGAAVTALDAGWNKTIPAGGSAEFGFTGSSGMVNSRPAAISLNGRPCTTS
- a CDS encoding sugar porter family MFS transporter is translated as MTDQSRTQTAPVRHINRTTLYFFGALGGILFGYDLGVISGVLPFIGKLWALTSWDKGVITASLSVGAIGGALFSSRTNEALGRRRTIMVAAGIVIVGTLAASVSPTFLLLVLSRLVIGLGIGLSSSTVPTYLSELAPAKWRGAMGALNQIFIVLGILIAFLVSYWLGPISAWRWMFAGAIVPAVVLLAGLVFLPETPRWLVKNGREEEARRVLASAHGSTVDLDEELATIHEVIRLDTEEKPRIRDLFSGFVRPMLVVALLLAIGQQFSGVNAINAYFPTMLIGLGFATQAALLSGVLLGVTKFLFTAWVVFVVDRWGRKPLLLIGNVIMVLTLVAAGLVVLNVHDTGTRGLLMLVMMVLYLVGYELGWGAVVWVMMSEVFPLKYRAAGMGVSSVVLWAATGIVSAVFPIISDPKSLGIGGSMFLFAGINVVLFVLTKWLVPETKGRTLEQIELDLRARQGVAAVKS
- a CDS encoding TIGR03619 family F420-dependent LLM class oxidoreductase — translated: MDYGIVLFTSDRGITPAAAARAAEAAGFSTFYVPEHTHIPVKRESPHPRTGDASLPDDRYSRTLDPWVALATAAAVTERIRLSTAVALPVESDPITLAKTIASLDHLSGGRVTLGAGFGWNVDELTDHGVPGNRRRTALREYLEAMRALWTEEEAAYTGEFVSFGPSWAWPKPVQAHIPAVLGAGPSEKTFRWIARHADGWLTTPADTDLDGHVALLKGIWADEGRAGAPLIHALGERPDPDRLAHLDSLGVTETIFGLPDRSPEEVEAWIGRLAGKLTPAPAH